A part of Entelurus aequoreus isolate RoL-2023_Sb linkage group LG03, RoL_Eaeq_v1.1, whole genome shotgun sequence genomic DNA contains:
- the LOC133646064 gene encoding protein tyrosine phosphatase domain-containing protein 1-like isoform X2: MCVCTLLHRPYVYFALPVHWTHSCQSSRQSRMQTLTQHVPFPRAAYSQARENLVKAIPPKLLCLLACGGLDCRYEGPDCWKASQQVIRGIFSSWVTDDIIAMARPSTILIEKFDVIEQFQRLNIRSIINMQVPGEHAHCGPPLDPGSGFTYLPQIFMENDIYFYNFGMPDFGVSSLVGIIDGVKVLAFAAGEGRVAVHCHAGLGRTGLGWDLR; encoded by the exons atgtgtgtgtgtacacttcTCCATCGCCCTTACGTCTACTTTGCTTTACCTGTTCATTGGACTCATTCATGTCAATCAAGCAGACAG TCCAGGATGCAGACCTTGACCCAGCATGTCCCCTTCCCTCGGGCCGCTTACTCCCAAGCCCGGGAAAACCTGGTGAAGGCCATCCCGCCCAAACTCCTCTGCTTGCTGGCCTGCGGGGGACTGGACTGTCGTTACGAAGGACCAGACTGTTGGAAAGCGAGCCAGCAGGTCATCCGTGGCATTTTCTCCTCATG GGTGACCGATGACATCATCGCTATGGCACGGCCGTCCACAATCTTGATTGAAAAGTTCGACGTTATAGAACAATTTCAGAG GTTGAATATAAGATCCATCATAAACATGCAAGTACCTGGCGAACATGCGCACTGCGGACCCCCTTTGGACCCTGGAAGTGGCTTCACATACCTGCCGCAGATCTTCATGGAGAATGACA TTTATTTCTACAACTTTGGGATGCCAGATTTCGGCGTGTCCTCCCTCGTCGGCATCATCGATGGCGTAAAGGTGTTGGCCTTCGCTGCGGGGGAGGGAAGGGTTGCTGTGCACTGCCACGCCGGTCTGGGCAGAACAGGTCTGGGTTGGGATTTGCGCTAG
- the LOC133646064 gene encoding protein tyrosine phosphatase domain-containing protein 1-like isoform X1, with the protein MCVCTLLHRPYVYFALPVHWTHSCQSSRQSRMQTLTQHVPFPRAAYSQARENLVKAIPPKLLCLLACGGLDCRYEGPDCWKASQQVIRGIFSSWVTDDIIAMARPSTILIEKFDVIEQFQRLNIRSIINMQVPGEHAHCGPPLDPGSGFTYLPQIFMENDSETFLDTTSCSRAFISLTCTIQSMFIYIALNHKCLKELYKPQRHPRYRAHIRARKTHPSGTSM; encoded by the exons atgtgtgtgtgtacacttcTCCATCGCCCTTACGTCTACTTTGCTTTACCTGTTCATTGGACTCATTCATGTCAATCAAGCAGACAG TCCAGGATGCAGACCTTGACCCAGCATGTCCCCTTCCCTCGGGCCGCTTACTCCCAAGCCCGGGAAAACCTGGTGAAGGCCATCCCGCCCAAACTCCTCTGCTTGCTGGCCTGCGGGGGACTGGACTGTCGTTACGAAGGACCAGACTGTTGGAAAGCGAGCCAGCAGGTCATCCGTGGCATTTTCTCCTCATG GGTGACCGATGACATCATCGCTATGGCACGGCCGTCCACAATCTTGATTGAAAAGTTCGACGTTATAGAACAATTTCAGAG GTTGAATATAAGATCCATCATAAACATGCAAGTACCTGGCGAACATGCGCACTGCGGACCCCCTTTGGACCCTGGAAGTGGCTTCACATACCTGCCGCAGATCTTCATGGAGAATGACAGTGAGACCTTTTTAGATACCACAAGTTGTAGTAGAGCCTTCATTAGCTTGACCTGTAcaattcaatcaatgtttatttatatagccctaaatcacaagtgtctcaaagagctgtacaagccacaacgacatcctcggtacagagcccacatacgggcaaggaaaacccaccccagtgggacgtcaatgtga